Proteins encoded by one window of Nocardia goodfellowii:
- a CDS encoding DUF6319 family protein: MPPKTKPKPLSDTEIQQIAQDIEGGRPPMVWFTAAAVGVPEGRSGKVVSLGDPADGDFLQVRPTGSKDVLSFSPTEVTLTKPPRNPEKAVSSKTAQPKSTTRKESTVTQPSTMTSVANQPAPAPVADSMKPIGAQSESVESAPEAKAAAKPAAKPVKSTAVRKAKAPEVTVTLNGTADGEWTVEVINGKKRTVRGLPVQSSAVAQAAKILHPEVAEVVSGILDAARQVQEQKVAALQAELEQARRLLDELAD; encoded by the coding sequence ATGCCGCCCAAGACCAAGCCCAAGCCATTGTCGGACACGGAGATTCAGCAGATCGCCCAGGACATCGAGGGCGGTCGTCCGCCGATGGTCTGGTTCACCGCTGCCGCGGTCGGTGTGCCCGAGGGCCGGTCCGGCAAAGTGGTATCGCTCGGCGACCCGGCCGACGGAGATTTCCTGCAGGTCCGTCCGACCGGTTCGAAAGATGTACTGTCCTTCTCTCCCACCGAGGTGACGTTGACCAAGCCGCCGCGGAACCCGGAGAAGGCGGTCAGCTCGAAAACTGCTCAGCCGAAGTCGACAACCAGGAAGGAATCCACTGTGACCCAGCCGTCGACCATGACGAGCGTTGCGAATCAGCCCGCCCCCGCCCCGGTGGCAGACAGTATGAAACCGATTGGCGCGCAATCGGAATCCGTCGAATCGGCCCCCGAGGCCAAGGCTGCCGCGAAGCCGGCCGCCAAGCCGGTCAAGTCCACCGCGGTGCGCAAGGCGAAGGCGCCCGAGGTCACCGTGACGTTGAACGGCACCGCCGACGGCGAATGGACCGTCGAGGTGATCAACGGCAAGAAGCGCACGGTGCGCGGGCTGCCGGTGCAGAGCTCCGCCGTGGCCCAGGCCGCCAAGATCTTGCATCCCGAAGTCGCCGAGGTCGTTTCGGGCATTCTCGACGCCGCCCGGCAGGTGCAGGAGCAGAAAGTCGCCGCTTTGCAGGCCGAGCTCGAACAGGCCCGTCGGCTACTGGACGAACTCGCGGACTGA
- a CDS encoding GGDEF domain-containing protein: MTISEEQSTSEPFPFGTPWCMLLLVGMSALIALPLVVDFPALALLSMLVVVGGAQFMIAVGLRRHRPAQPLPWYLISVSAVLSAIGTALREFPAESVSPIDDMFTLAGYLGIGVAATLWLRPRQVRGNYDLLLDSTLIGLGALLASWTFLISPILQVNAATLNTIAAATYPVLDALLLTLVAHSVATSTRSETSLRLLHLALFSVLVGDLGYSLDTVGTATFGHEILVTPLLVGYATVGFAALHPTMTSLGGPRRIHPHHSRQRASFIAVALIVASLVPVVGSSLGTVDRVVVSSLFALLLIGVLVRSERAIQRSQRSERRAQYQADHDMLTGLLNRAALLRALNRNSEHWAGQPLCLLFIDLDGFKGVNDSYGHAVGDELIANAASRIRRVVRRDDVVARYGGDEFVILAPLGRQEAAMLAERLLGAFVRPFELSAGEVPITTSVGIACTGPRTSDASIYDLIREADSAMYHAKEYALGYTFHDDMARHDEMRHTAAPAAAWKAQPVARRGVAAPAPAEAGRRSWRPAPRTTSTAV; this comes from the coding sequence ATGACAATCAGCGAAGAGCAGTCGACGAGCGAGCCGTTCCCCTTCGGAACGCCTTGGTGCATGCTGCTTCTGGTAGGTATGTCGGCGCTGATCGCGCTGCCGCTGGTCGTCGATTTCCCAGCACTGGCACTGTTGTCCATGCTGGTCGTCGTCGGCGGCGCGCAGTTCATGATCGCGGTCGGCCTGCGCCGGCACCGGCCCGCGCAACCGCTGCCCTGGTATTTGATCTCGGTATCGGCGGTGCTGTCGGCCATCGGCACCGCCTTGCGCGAGTTCCCCGCGGAATCGGTCAGCCCGATCGATGACATGTTCACGCTCGCGGGCTATCTGGGGATCGGAGTGGCCGCGACGCTGTGGCTGCGGCCCCGCCAGGTGCGCGGAAACTACGACCTGTTGCTCGATTCCACGCTGATCGGGCTGGGCGCACTCCTCGCCTCCTGGACTTTCCTGATCTCGCCGATCCTGCAGGTGAACGCGGCCACCCTGAACACCATCGCCGCGGCCACCTACCCGGTGCTGGACGCACTGCTGCTCACCTTGGTGGCGCATTCGGTGGCGACGTCGACCCGGTCGGAAACATCGCTGCGCCTGCTTCATCTCGCGCTGTTCTCGGTACTCGTCGGCGATCTCGGCTACAGCCTCGACACCGTCGGCACCGCGACGTTCGGACACGAGATACTGGTCACGCCGCTGCTGGTGGGCTACGCGACCGTCGGATTCGCGGCGTTGCACCCGACGATGACGAGCCTCGGCGGCCCGCGCCGCATCCATCCCCATCACTCCCGGCAGCGCGCCAGTTTCATCGCGGTCGCGCTGATAGTGGCGTCGCTGGTGCCGGTGGTGGGTTCCAGTCTGGGCACGGTGGACCGGGTGGTGGTGTCGTCGCTGTTCGCGCTCTTGCTCATCGGGGTGCTGGTGCGCAGCGAACGGGCGATCCAGCGCAGCCAGCGCAGCGAGCGCCGCGCCCAATACCAGGCCGACCACGACATGCTCACCGGGCTGCTGAACCGCGCGGCCCTGCTGCGCGCGCTCAATCGCAACAGCGAGCACTGGGCCGGGCAACCGCTGTGCCTGCTGTTCATCGACCTGGACGGCTTCAAGGGCGTGAACGACAGCTACGGCCACGCGGTCGGCGATGAGCTGATCGCCAACGCCGCCTCCCGGATTCGGCGCGTCGTGCGCCGCGACGATGTGGTCGCCCGGTACGGCGGCGACGAGTTCGTGATCCTGGCGCCGCTGGGGCGGCAGGAGGCCGCGATGCTGGCCGAACGACTACTGGGCGCATTCGTGCGCCCCTTCGAGCTGAGCGCCGGCGAGGTACCGATCACCACCAGTGTCGGTATCGCCTGTACCGGTCCGCGCACCTCCGACGCGAGCATCTACGACCTGATCCGGGAGGCGGATTCGGCGATGTACCACGCGAAGGAATACGCGCTCGGCTACACCTTTCACGACGATATGGCTCGGCACGACGAGATGCGCCACACCGCCGCACCGGCGGCCGCATGGAAGGCGCAGCCCGTCGCCCGCCGGGGCGTCGCGGCACCGGCGCCCGCCGAGGCCGGGCGCCGGAGTTGGCGGCCGGCCCCCCGGACTACGAGTACCGCGGTCTAA
- a CDS encoding pyruvoyl-dependent arginine decarboxylase: protein MIHTTPRSGLLGLQWFDRRLRPPLGRIRAAHTGVPTADGAPLTIEIGAATGVGPTIMSAFDAALRELGVGDANLIRLSSVIPPRAVLERGDRVRKPIGWGDRLYCVYAVQHATEAGVSAAAGIGWVLRDDGSGAGLFVEHEAETSEEVEQLIRASLRDMTANRPESFGPVQLSITETKCAGDPACALVLAAYHTTPWS from the coding sequence ATGATTCACACAACCCCACGCAGCGGCTTACTCGGGCTGCAGTGGTTCGATCGACGACTACGCCCGCCCCTCGGCCGGATTCGCGCCGCGCATACCGGCGTACCCACCGCTGACGGGGCACCACTGACGATCGAGATCGGCGCAGCGACCGGGGTCGGGCCGACAATCATGTCCGCCTTCGACGCGGCACTGCGTGAGCTGGGAGTGGGTGATGCCAACTTGATTCGGCTTTCCTCCGTCATCCCGCCGCGCGCCGTCCTCGAACGCGGCGACCGCGTGCGCAAACCCATCGGCTGGGGTGATCGGCTCTACTGCGTCTACGCCGTGCAGCATGCGACCGAGGCCGGGGTGTCCGCGGCCGCCGGCATCGGCTGGGTCCTGCGTGATGACGGCTCCGGCGCAGGGCTTTTCGTGGAACATGAAGCGGAGACATCCGAGGAGGTCGAGCAGTTGATCCGAGCCAGCCTACGCGATATGACCGCAAATCGTCCGGAAAGCTTTGGGCCCGTGCAACTTTCGATCACCGAGACGAAATGCGCCGGCGATCCGGCCTGCGCGTTGGTGCTCGCCGCGTATCACACGACACCGTGGAGCTGA
- a CDS encoding sodium:solute symporter family protein — protein sequence MFVTASTGQLLADGQLRLDAAPVDYALVALYFVFVLGIGLLARSRVSSSIDFFLSGRSLPAWVTGLAFISANLGAVEIMGMSANGAQFGFPTFHYFWIGAIPAMLFLGVVMMPFYYGSKVRSVPEFMRRRFGTGAHLVNALSFAIAQVLIAGVNLYLLGSILNVLLGWPLWISVIVAAVIVLSYITLGGLSAAIYNEVLQFFVIVAALLPLTLVGLHRVGGWDGLKDKVSASPGGSAQLSSWPGNELSGFADNFMSVLGIVFGLGFVLSFGYWTTNFVEVQRALATHSISAARRTPILGAYPKMFIPLIVVIPGMISAVLVPQMAEFKQAKAANPDYSGDVKYNDSLLYLMKEVLPNGLLGVGLAGLLAAFMAGMAANISAFNTVFSYDLWQQYVIKERPDRYYLTVGRLATVGATVAAIFTAMIAGNFSNIMDYLQTLFSFFNAPLFATFILGMFWKRMTPTAGWMGLVFGTLSAVTVFLMHEAGVFTLSGQGASFVAAGVAFVVDIVVSVAVTMVTQPKPAAELVGLVYSETPEEMRTDPEQASLPWYQRPVLLAGIALVLVILLNVLAG from the coding sequence GTGTTCGTAACCGCTTCGACTGGGCAGCTATTGGCCGACGGGCAGCTGCGGCTGGACGCAGCGCCGGTCGACTACGCGCTGGTCGCCTTGTATTTCGTCTTCGTGCTCGGGATCGGCCTGCTGGCCCGGTCGCGGGTGTCCAGCAGTATCGACTTCTTCCTGTCGGGCCGGTCACTGCCCGCGTGGGTGACGGGTCTGGCGTTCATCTCCGCGAATCTGGGCGCGGTCGAGATCATGGGCATGTCGGCCAACGGCGCGCAGTTCGGCTTCCCGACGTTCCACTACTTCTGGATCGGCGCGATCCCGGCCATGCTCTTCCTCGGCGTGGTGATGATGCCGTTCTACTACGGCTCCAAGGTGCGCAGCGTGCCGGAGTTCATGCGCCGGCGGTTCGGCACCGGCGCACATCTGGTGAACGCGCTGAGTTTCGCGATCGCGCAGGTGCTGATCGCCGGCGTGAACCTGTACTTGCTCGGTTCCATCCTGAATGTGCTGCTCGGCTGGCCGCTGTGGATCTCGGTGATCGTGGCGGCGGTGATCGTGCTCTCCTACATCACCCTCGGTGGGTTGTCGGCCGCGATCTACAACGAGGTGCTGCAGTTCTTCGTCATCGTGGCCGCGCTGCTGCCGCTCACCCTGGTGGGTCTGCACCGGGTCGGCGGCTGGGACGGCTTGAAGGACAAGGTTTCCGCGTCACCGGGCGGCTCAGCGCAGTTGAGTTCCTGGCCGGGCAATGAGCTCAGCGGATTCGCCGACAACTTCATGTCGGTACTGGGCATCGTGTTCGGGCTCGGGTTCGTGCTGTCGTTCGGCTACTGGACCACCAACTTCGTCGAGGTCCAGCGCGCGCTCGCGACGCACTCGATCTCGGCGGCGCGGCGCACGCCCATCCTCGGCGCCTACCCGAAGATGTTCATCCCGCTGATCGTGGTGATCCCCGGCATGATCAGCGCGGTGCTGGTGCCGCAGATGGCGGAGTTCAAACAGGCCAAGGCGGCGAACCCGGACTACAGCGGAGACGTCAAATACAACGATTCACTGCTGTATCTGATGAAGGAAGTCCTGCCCAACGGTTTGCTCGGCGTCGGCCTGGCCGGTCTGCTGGCGGCGTTCATGGCGGGCATGGCGGCCAACATCTCCGCGTTCAACACCGTGTTCAGCTATGACCTGTGGCAGCAGTACGTGATCAAGGAACGGCCCGATCGCTACTACCTGACCGTCGGCCGCCTGGCGACCGTCGGGGCCACGGTCGCCGCGATCTTCACCGCGATGATCGCCGGCAACTTCAGCAACATCATGGACTACCTGCAGACCCTGTTCAGCTTCTTCAACGCCCCGCTGTTCGCGACCTTCATCCTCGGCATGTTCTGGAAACGGATGACGCCGACCGCGGGCTGGATGGGCCTGGTCTTCGGAACCCTGTCCGCGGTCACCGTTTTCCTGATGCACGAGGCGGGTGTGTTCACGCTCTCCGGCCAGGGCGCCAGCTTCGTCGCCGCGGGGGTCGCGTTCGTGGTCGACATCGTGGTCAGCGTGGCCGTCACCATGGTGACCCAGCCGAAGCCCGCCGCCGAGCTCGTCGGGCTGGTCTACTCCGAGACGCCCGAGGAGATGCGCACCGACCCGGAACAGGCGTCACTGCCCTGGTATCAGCGTCCGGTCCTGCTCGCGGGTATCGCGCTGGTGCTCGTCATCCTGCTCAACGTGCTCGCCGGATAA
- a CDS encoding PepSY-associated TM helix domain-containing protein, with translation MLTTETPPADTSASPPPPAGSRTPATRNGLQALAMRLHFYAGVFVAPFILIAAVTGALYAISPTLENFTSKDLLRVEPQGRPKPLSEQVGAAVATRPDLALVAVSPAPGATDTTRVIFHDPALGESERRAVFVDPYTARPVGDSVVYGSSGALPLRTWIDQLHRSVHLGETGRLYAELAASWLWIIALAGLVLWIRRVRGRRARNSAAWLLRPDRTKHGRAATMNWHGALGLWTLPVLLLIAATGLTWSTYAGANVTELRERLSWVTPSVSASLPGSPTPATASGGEHQHAGHEMPKPADPEQRIGQLDTVYAVARANGVTQGSEIGIPSESAQAFTIKERRLPGTYTVDSIAVDGRTGQVTDRLGYADWPLMAKLSNWGIAFHMGLLFGLPNQLLLLAAMLGLIVVICYGYRMWWQRRPTRGGAAFGRAPRRGVLRTTSPWITVPLGVAAVAIGWCVPLVGLSLIAFLIVDVLVGLAQRNRSTAV, from the coding sequence GTGCTTACAACCGAAACTCCACCCGCTGACACCTCGGCGTCCCCACCCCCACCCGCCGGTTCGCGCACGCCCGCGACCCGCAACGGCCTGCAAGCGCTGGCCATGCGGCTGCACTTCTACGCGGGTGTGTTCGTCGCGCCGTTCATCCTGATCGCCGCCGTCACCGGCGCGCTCTACGCGATCTCGCCGACCCTGGAGAACTTCACCTCGAAGGACCTGTTGCGGGTCGAACCGCAGGGCCGCCCCAAGCCGCTGTCCGAGCAGGTCGGCGCGGCCGTCGCGACGCGACCCGACCTCGCGCTCGTCGCGGTCTCCCCCGCGCCCGGCGCCACGGACACCACCCGGGTGATCTTCCACGATCCCGCGCTCGGGGAATCCGAGCGCCGCGCGGTGTTCGTCGACCCGTACACCGCGCGCCCGGTCGGCGACTCCGTGGTCTACGGAAGCTCGGGCGCGCTACCCCTGCGCACCTGGATCGACCAACTGCACCGCAGTGTGCATCTCGGCGAAACCGGCCGCCTCTACGCCGAACTCGCGGCCTCCTGGCTGTGGATCATCGCACTCGCGGGCCTGGTGCTGTGGATCCGCCGGGTGCGCGGCCGCCGCGCCCGGAACTCGGCCGCGTGGCTGCTGCGACCGGACCGCACCAAGCACGGCCGCGCGGCGACCATGAACTGGCACGGCGCCCTCGGCCTCTGGACCCTGCCGGTGCTGCTGCTGATCGCCGCGACCGGGTTGACCTGGTCGACCTACGCCGGCGCGAATGTCACCGAACTGCGTGAGCGGCTGAGCTGGGTCACGCCGTCGGTGAGCGCGTCGCTGCCCGGATCACCCACGCCCGCAACGGCTTCCGGCGGCGAGCACCAGCACGCCGGACACGAGATGCCGAAGCCGGCCGACCCGGAACAACGGATCGGCCAGCTCGACACCGTCTACGCCGTGGCCCGCGCCAACGGCGTGACGCAGGGTTCGGAAATCGGCATTCCGTCCGAGTCCGCTCAGGCGTTCACCATCAAGGAACGACGGCTGCCGGGCACCTACACCGTCGATTCGATCGCCGTGGACGGCCGCACCGGCCAGGTCACCGACCGGCTCGGCTACGCCGACTGGCCGCTGATGGCCAAACTCAGCAACTGGGGTATCGCCTTCCACATGGGCCTGCTCTTCGGTCTGCCGAATCAGCTGCTGCTGCTCGCGGCGATGCTCGGGCTGATCGTCGTCATCTGCTACGGCTACCGGATGTGGTGGCAGCGCAGGCCGACTCGCGGCGGTGCGGCATTCGGCCGCGCGCCGCGCCGGGGCGTGCTGCGCACAACCTCGCCCTGGATCACGGTGCCGCTGGGCGTGGCGGCGGTCGCCATCGGCTGGTGCGTGCCGCTCGTCGGGCTCAGTCTGATCGCGTTCCTGATCGTCGACGTGCTCGTCGGCCTGGCGCAACGCAACCGCTCCACCGCGGTCTGA
- a CDS encoding cysteine dioxygenase family protein: protein MELLTQTRPGLSRLIDGIRPALGAGDPHRIATAVAEALRTHRPGTGILTAGEQRGAETGIGRVLLHTEERFSIQAVIWQSGQETYIHDHIAWCAFAVLRGVEEETLYRDDGDHLTLLGQSVNGAGEVSGFAPPGDIHKVRNPGNTPAITLHVYGADLGGGRSSVHRVYDLPVRPRPDRS from the coding sequence ATGGAACTACTGACGCAAACTCGTCCCGGTCTCTCCCGTCTCATCGACGGCATCCGTCCCGCACTCGGTGCGGGTGACCCGCACCGCATCGCGACCGCGGTGGCCGAGGCGCTGCGGACACACCGCCCCGGCACCGGCATCCTCACGGCCGGCGAACAGCGCGGAGCCGAGACGGGAATCGGCCGGGTGCTGCTGCACACCGAGGAGCGATTCTCGATCCAAGCGGTGATCTGGCAGTCCGGGCAGGAGACCTACATCCACGACCACATCGCGTGGTGCGCGTTCGCCGTGCTGCGCGGGGTGGAGGAGGAGACGCTCTATCGCGACGACGGCGACCACCTCACCCTGCTCGGGCAGTCGGTGAACGGCGCCGGCGAAGTCAGCGGGTTCGCGCCGCCCGGCGATATCCACAAGGTGCGCAATCCCGGTAACACCCCAGCGATCACGCTGCACGTCTATGGCGCGGACCTCGGCGGCGGTCGCAGCAGCGTTCATCGCGTCTACGATCTGCCGGTTCGACCCAGGCCGGACCGATCCTGA
- a CDS encoding LysR family transcriptional regulator, protein MLDVGRLRVLVAVARTGSVTAAARELHFSQPSVSHHLARLEAETGARLIQRAGRGIRLTEAGRLLADRAAEILGRLDIAAMELSAHVGLRAGTVRVATFASAMLMLMPRVAERLAAEHPGLELELTDTHPPEALHMLRTGAVDVALAYRNEHAVEDSGVRLTSLFDDPTCLLTPLGDDRDSVAAHRDTRWIAGCERQRDNLVRVCADAGFTPKITCTTDDIATKQALVASGVGVTLIPRLALAAYRHPGVAAFEIPGSARHIYAATYGAPPDPPATRALLDALAAVTQRRPHAI, encoded by the coding sequence ATGTTGGATGTGGGACGCCTGCGCGTACTCGTCGCGGTGGCCCGCACCGGTTCGGTCACCGCAGCCGCCCGGGAGCTGCATTTTTCGCAACCCTCGGTGAGTCATCACCTGGCCCGGCTGGAAGCCGAGACGGGCGCGCGACTGATCCAGCGGGCCGGGCGCGGAATTCGGCTCACCGAGGCCGGTCGGCTGCTCGCGGACCGGGCGGCCGAGATACTCGGGCGGCTCGACATCGCGGCGATGGAACTGTCCGCGCACGTCGGGCTGCGCGCCGGAACGGTGCGGGTGGCGACCTTCGCGTCAGCCATGCTCATGCTGATGCCGCGGGTCGCCGAACGCCTCGCCGCCGAACATCCGGGTCTGGAGTTGGAGTTGACCGACACCCATCCGCCGGAGGCGCTGCACATGCTGCGGACCGGAGCGGTGGATGTCGCGCTGGCCTACCGCAACGAGCACGCCGTCGAAGACTCCGGCGTCCGGTTGACCTCCCTGTTCGACGACCCGACCTGCCTGCTCACCCCGCTCGGCGACGATCGCGATTCGGTTGCCGCGCACCGGGATACCCGATGGATCGCCGGATGCGAGCGGCAGCGCGACAACCTGGTGCGGGTGTGCGCCGACGCGGGTTTCACCCCGAAGATCACCTGCACCACCGACGATATCGCCACCAAACAGGCGCTGGTCGCGAGCGGTGTCGGGGTGACGCTGATCCCGCGCCTCGCCCTGGCGGCGTATCGCCATCCCGGCGTCGCCGCCTTCGAGATCCCGGGTTCGGCGCGGCACATCTACGCCGCCACCTACGGTGCACCGCCGGACCCGCCGGCGACCCGCGCTCTGCTGGACGCGCTGGCCGCCGTCACCCAGCGACGCCCGCACGCGATATGA
- a CDS encoding acyl-CoA synthetase, with amino-acid sequence MSLSGTARKVGDLASGVNVMRKRGLFNPLRLDHAAKSAINVLKFGPFAGVVMHAAQSTPQAAAIVDERGELTFGQLDEQSSALARGLAAQGLRPGDVIALLARDHRGMVLSLLAAGKLGVRAVLMNTGFAKPQFADVAAREQVKAVLHDSEFFDLMSAIPAEIPRVLTWVDAKHNADPSIPTIESVSAGQSTATHPAPEQPGGMIILTSGTTGTPKGAPRDRVSPIASAQFLDRVPLPQGGTMIMAAPIFHGTGLSQFTLGLALGNRVVFQQRRFDPEQTLANIVKYQADSLIVVPTMLQRILDLPEEVLAKYDPSSIKVIFAAGSAIAPDVVTRSLDYFGDSLYNLYGSTECAVMTVANPAELRKSPTTAGKPPVGIRIALLDENRKPITTPNVTGTIFVDNGFAFSGYTDGRNKEMVGTLMSSGDVGHFDADGLLYIDGRDDDMIVSGGENVFPLEVENLLAGREDIFEAAVVGVDDREYGKRLRAVVVPSPESKRDPQEIKDFVKANLARYKVPREVIFLDELPRNATGKLLRKPLIEMEVEA; translated from the coding sequence ATGTCTCTGTCCGGCACCGCCCGCAAGGTGGGCGATCTAGCCTCCGGCGTCAATGTGATGCGCAAGCGCGGGCTGTTCAACCCGCTCCGCCTCGATCACGCCGCCAAGTCCGCGATCAATGTTCTCAAGTTCGGCCCGTTCGCCGGGGTCGTCATGCACGCCGCGCAGAGCACACCGCAGGCCGCGGCCATCGTCGACGAGCGCGGGGAACTGACCTTCGGCCAGCTCGACGAACAGTCCAGCGCCTTGGCCCGCGGCCTGGCCGCGCAGGGTCTGCGGCCCGGAGACGTGATCGCGCTGCTGGCCCGCGACCATCGCGGCATGGTGCTCAGCCTGCTCGCCGCGGGCAAGCTCGGCGTGCGCGCGGTGCTGATGAACACCGGTTTCGCCAAGCCGCAGTTCGCCGACGTCGCCGCCCGCGAACAGGTCAAGGCCGTGCTGCACGACAGCGAGTTCTTCGACCTGATGAGCGCCATCCCCGCCGAGATCCCGCGGGTGCTCACCTGGGTGGACGCCAAACACAACGCCGACCCTTCGATCCCGACCATCGAATCGGTCTCGGCCGGCCAGTCCACGGCCACCCATCCCGCCCCCGAGCAGCCGGGCGGCATGATCATCCTGACCTCCGGCACCACCGGCACCCCCAAGGGCGCGCCGCGCGACCGGGTCAGCCCGATCGCCTCGGCGCAGTTCCTCGACCGCGTCCCGCTGCCCCAGGGCGGCACCATGATCATGGCCGCGCCCATCTTCCACGGCACCGGGCTGTCCCAGTTCACCCTCGGGCTGGCGCTGGGCAACCGGGTGGTCTTCCAGCAGCGGCGCTTCGATCCCGAGCAGACCCTGGCGAATATCGTGAAGTACCAAGCGGATTCGCTGATCGTGGTGCCGACCATGTTGCAGCGCATCCTGGATCTGCCCGAGGAAGTGCTGGCCAAGTACGACCCGAGCAGCATCAAGGTGATCTTCGCGGCCGGTTCGGCGATCGCGCCCGACGTGGTCACCCGCAGCCTGGACTACTTCGGCGACAGCCTCTACAACCTGTACGGGTCCACCGAATGCGCGGTCATGACCGTCGCCAACCCGGCCGAGCTGCGCAAGTCGCCGACCACGGCGGGCAAGCCGCCGGTCGGCATCCGGATCGCACTGCTGGATGAGAACCGCAAGCCCATCACGACACCGAATGTCACCGGAACCATCTTCGTAGACAACGGTTTCGCGTTCTCCGGCTACACCGACGGCCGCAACAAGGAGATGGTCGGCACCCTGATGTCCAGTGGGGACGTCGGCCACTTCGACGCCGACGGCCTGCTCTACATCGACGGCCGCGATGACGACATGATCGTCTCCGGCGGCGAGAACGTCTTCCCGCTGGAGGTGGAGAACCTGCTCGCGGGCCGCGAGGACATCTTCGAGGCCGCCGTGGTCGGCGTGGACGACCGCGAATACGGCAAGCGCCTGCGCGCGGTCGTGGTGCCCAGCCCGGAGTCCAAGCGGGATCCGCAGGAGATCAAGGATTTCGTGAAGGCCAACCTCGCCCGGTACAAGGTGCCGCGTGAGGTGATCTTCCTCGACGAACTGCCGCGCAACGCCACCGGCAAGCTGCTGCGCAAGCCGCTGATCGAGATGGAAGTCGAAGCCTGA
- a CDS encoding acyl-CoA synthetase: MKVAHALEVVKALGVLRKRGVTDPRKPLESLKTIKDSQVFGPQATAIRHSARVVPDNPALADERGELTYKQLDDQSNAIARGLKAAGLTEGMVIGVLARDHRGLILSMAAAGKLGVRIALMNTGFAKPQFAEVCAREQVKAVLHDSEFLGLLDALPADMPRYLTWVDEGTELPAGSQTLDDLIAANSIEELPAPKNPGGFIILTSGTTGLPKGAPRSKITPVAPAQLADRIPFPNRGTQVIVSPIFHSTGLATWMLAGSIGNKVVVRRRFDAEATLKMIADHKAEMLVAVPTMLHRMVELPAEVRAKYDLSSLNCILLAGSALAPELCVKATQTFGPVLYNLYGSTECAVATVANPEELALSPGTVGRAPVTCEVRLYDDNDKQVTAINTTARIFIRSGAPFEGYTDGRHKQIIDGYMSSGDVGHFNEHGLLMVDGRDDDMIVSGGENVFPQEVENLLLERPDVFDAAVIGVDDVEFGKRLRAFVVPEPGHSPVAEEIKAYVRDNLARYKVPRDVVFLDDLPRNPTGKLLRRVLVEYDVTA; encoded by the coding sequence ATGAAGGTGGCGCACGCGCTGGAAGTTGTGAAAGCGCTGGGGGTTCTTCGAAAGAGAGGGGTCACCGATCCGCGCAAGCCGCTGGAATCGTTGAAGACCATCAAGGATTCGCAGGTCTTCGGCCCGCAAGCCACCGCGATCCGGCATTCCGCCCGCGTCGTGCCGGACAACCCCGCGTTGGCCGACGAGCGCGGCGAGCTCACCTACAAGCAGCTCGACGACCAATCCAACGCCATCGCAAGGGGTTTGAAAGCCGCCGGGCTCACCGAGGGCATGGTGATCGGCGTCCTGGCCCGCGATCATCGCGGCCTGATCCTGTCCATGGCCGCGGCGGGCAAGCTCGGGGTGCGCATCGCCCTGATGAACACCGGTTTCGCCAAACCGCAGTTCGCCGAGGTCTGCGCCCGGGAACAGGTCAAGGCGGTGCTGCACGACAGCGAGTTCCTCGGGCTGCTCGACGCGCTCCCCGCGGATATGCCGCGCTACCTCACCTGGGTCGACGAGGGCACCGAATTGCCCGCCGGTTCCCAAACTCTCGATGACCTGATTGCCGCCAATTCCATCGAGGAACTGCCCGCACCGAAGAATCCGGGCGGCTTCATCATCCTCACCAGCGGCACCACGGGCCTGCCCAAGGGTGCGCCGCGCAGCAAGATCACCCCGGTCGCCCCCGCGCAGCTGGCGGACCGCATCCCGTTCCCGAACCGGGGCACCCAGGTAATCGTGTCGCCGATCTTCCACAGCACCGGCCTGGCCACCTGGATGCTCGCCGGCTCGATCGGCAACAAGGTGGTCGTGCGCCGCCGCTTCGACGCCGAAGCCACGCTGAAGATGATCGCCGACCACAAGGCGGAAATGCTGGTCGCGGTGCCGACCATGCTGCACCGCATGGTCGAACTGCCCGCGGAGGTTCGCGCCAAGTACGACCTGTCCTCACTCAACTGCATTCTGCTGGCCGGTTCGGCGCTCGCACCGGAACTCTGCGTCAAGGCCACGCAGACTTTCGGCCCGGTGCTCTACAACCTGTACGGCTCCACCGAATGCGCGGTCGCGACGGTCGCCAATCCGGAGGAGCTGGCGCTGTCCCCCGGCACCGTGGGCCGGGCGCCGGTCACCTGCGAGGTTCGCCTCTACGACGACAACGACAAGCAGGTCACCGCGATCAATACGACCGCGCGCATCTTCATCCGCTCCGGTGCGCCGTTCGAGGGCTACACCGACGGGCGGCACAAGCAGATCATCGACGGCTACATGTCCAGCGGCGATGTCGGTCACTTCAACGAGCACGGCCTGCTCATGGTGGACGGCCGCGACGACGACATGATCGTCTCCGGCGGCGAGAACGTCTTCCCGCAGGAGGTGGAGAACCTGCTGCTGGAGCGACCGGACGTGTTCGACGCCGCAGTCATCGGCGTGGACGACGTGGAGTTCGGCAAGCGGCTGCGCGCCTTCGTCGTCCCGGAGCCGGGTCACAGCCCGGTCGCGGAAGAGATCAAGGCGTACGTCCGCGACAATCTGGCCCGCTACAAAGTGCCCCGCGATGTGGTCTTCCTCGATGATCTGCCGCGTAACCCGACCGGCAAGCTGCTGCGCCGCGTCCTGGTGGAATACGACGTCACAGCGTAA